A genomic window from Streptomyces mirabilis includes:
- a CDS encoding ATP-binding cassette domain-containing protein has translation MVFNRSVLAKAALGPAAGAVLMAFMASGAIPAYQMYSVALAAVYSIVVLSVGLLAGWSGIWSVGHPAFFAIGAYFAAYGSGHDWPLEAVMLGAVATGAVLGTFLGYAGARFSTLYIALLTLAFTMVSLELINRWSSVTGGDQGAPVLQLRSVLGLGTLAGGGTEPQYLAVGAAAVVLALAVPAAASGLRMRLVAAKSHPLAARTIGIAPEAQSALAFAASAACTSFAGVLLGLITGFVSPDPFSLGFGIALVAACVLGGVGTVLGAVAGGAYLTWNPSLSSAVGLPQPVVQGLVLIGVLLFLPGGAVPFLARPARALLRRALPRREERRQAAALPLGSSSADLPVDTPPPVRAAGADSPALLRLEHLSVAYGGLKALEDASLSVRQGEILAVIGPNGAGKTTLLNVLSGLTGNGRVHGSADFAGRPLLRTRATARRRLGIGRTFQHAEVFSELTVAENVLCTRRRITAGHRASVARLLDAVGLADVADRRPAELPFGLQKRLDLARAMAEEPRLLVLDEPFGGLDAGERALLADHIRRLQARGTAVVVIDHVLDDLFSVAHRVLAFDFGRTIGEGTPDTVLEVPEVRSSYLGTVGGKAELPERVGERSVIRLRGVGHTYGGVVALRDVDLDVREGVVLGVTGANGAGKSTLASVLHGSLHPARGSRVTDIGGGGTARTSLAPEGRALFKTLSLRENLEVAAYAAGITGTPLRERLEETTEWLPPRLRDRMSTSAAALSGGEQQMLAIARALIVRPDVLIVDEPALGLAPALVDEVYDRLARLAHDGLTVVLLEQLLSRAMSVCHEVVVLHEGVVAAQGRPGDPSFAVLAEAAYFSGDRETAATAT, from the coding sequence ATGGTCTTCAACCGTTCCGTCCTGGCGAAGGCGGCACTCGGGCCGGCCGCCGGCGCGGTGCTCATGGCCTTCATGGCGTCCGGTGCGATCCCGGCGTACCAGATGTATTCGGTGGCGCTCGCGGCCGTCTACTCGATCGTGGTGCTGTCGGTCGGCCTGCTGGCCGGCTGGTCGGGCATCTGGTCGGTGGGGCATCCGGCGTTCTTCGCCATCGGCGCCTACTTCGCCGCCTACGGCAGCGGTCACGACTGGCCGCTGGAGGCGGTGATGCTCGGGGCGGTCGCCACCGGCGCCGTCCTCGGCACCTTCCTCGGCTACGCGGGCGCCCGGTTCTCGACGCTCTACATCGCCCTGCTGACCCTCGCGTTCACGATGGTGTCACTGGAACTGATCAACCGCTGGAGCAGCGTGACCGGCGGTGACCAGGGAGCGCCGGTGCTGCAACTGCGCAGCGTCCTTGGCCTCGGCACCCTCGCGGGCGGCGGCACCGAACCGCAGTACCTCGCGGTGGGGGCTGCCGCCGTGGTGCTCGCGCTGGCCGTGCCCGCGGCGGCCTCGGGACTGCGGATGCGGCTGGTCGCCGCCAAGTCGCATCCGCTGGCGGCCCGTACGATCGGGATCGCGCCCGAGGCGCAGTCGGCCCTGGCCTTCGCGGCGAGTGCCGCGTGCACCAGCTTCGCGGGCGTGCTGCTCGGTCTGATCACCGGCTTCGTCAGCCCCGACCCGTTCTCGCTCGGCTTCGGCATCGCGCTCGTCGCGGCCTGCGTCCTCGGCGGGGTGGGGACCGTCCTCGGTGCGGTGGCCGGTGGTGCCTACCTGACCTGGAATCCCTCGCTCTCGTCCGCCGTCGGGCTGCCGCAGCCGGTCGTGCAGGGCCTCGTGCTGATCGGTGTGCTCCTCTTCCTTCCCGGAGGGGCCGTGCCCTTCCTGGCGCGGCCCGCGCGGGCCCTGCTCCGGCGTGCCCTGCCCCGGCGCGAGGAACGGCGGCAGGCAGCGGCGCTTCCTCTCGGCAGTTCCTCTGCCGACCTTCCCGTCGACACCCCGCCACCGGTGCGGGCCGCCGGCGCGGACTCCCCGGCACTGCTGCGGCTGGAGCATCTGTCCGTCGCGTACGGCGGACTGAAGGCCCTGGAAGACGCCTCGTTGTCGGTACGCCAGGGCGAGATCCTGGCCGTCATCGGACCCAACGGGGCGGGCAAGACGACCCTGTTGAACGTCCTGTCCGGGCTCACCGGCAACGGCCGGGTCCACGGCAGCGCCGACTTCGCGGGCAGGCCGCTGCTGAGGACCAGGGCGACCGCACGGCGTCGGCTCGGCATCGGCCGCACGTTCCAGCACGCGGAGGTCTTCTCCGAACTCACCGTCGCCGAGAACGTGTTGTGCACCCGGCGCCGGATCACGGCCGGGCACCGGGCCTCCGTCGCGCGGCTGCTCGACGCCGTCGGTCTCGCCGATGTGGCGGACCGCCGCCCGGCCGAGCTCCCGTTCGGTCTGCAAAAGCGCCTCGACCTCGCCCGCGCGATGGCCGAGGAGCCGAGGCTGCTGGTGCTGGACGAGCCGTTCGGAGGCCTGGACGCAGGCGAACGGGCGCTGCTGGCCGACCACATCAGGCGGCTGCAGGCCCGTGGCACCGCCGTCGTGGTCATCGACCACGTGCTGGACGACCTCTTCTCCGTCGCCCACCGGGTGCTCGCCTTCGACTTCGGCCGCACGATCGGCGAGGGCACACCGGACACCGTGCTGGAGGTTCCCGAGGTGCGTTCGTCGTACCTGGGTACGGTCGGCGGCAAGGCGGAACTGCCCGAGCGGGTCGGCGAGCGGTCGGTGATCCGGCTCCGCGGGGTCGGTCACACCTACGGCGGCGTGGTCGCGCTGCGGGATGTCGACCTGGACGTCCGGGAAGGGGTCGTGCTCGGCGTCACGGGCGCCAACGGCGCGGGCAAGAGCACGCTCGCCAGTGTCCTGCACGGCTCGTTGCACCCCGCGCGGGGCAGCAGGGTGACGGACATCGGCGGGGGCGGGACCGCCCGCACCAGTCTGGCGCCCGAGGGACGGGCCCTGTTCAAGACGCTCTCGCTGCGGGAGAACCTGGAGGTCGCGGCGTACGCGGCCGGCATCACCGGAACACCGCTGCGCGAGCGCCTCGAGGAGACGACCGAGTGGCTGCCGCCCCGGCTGCGCGACCGAATGTCCACCTCCGCCGCCGCGCTGTCGGGAGGCGAGCAGCAGATGCTCGCCATCGCCCGCGCGCTGATCGTCAGGCCGGACGTCCTGATCGTGGACGAACCGGCGCTCGGTCTGGCTCCCGCGCTGGTCGACGAGGTCTACGACCGGCTGGCCCGGCTGGCCCACGACGGACTGACGGTCGTACTGCTGGAACAACTGCTCAGCCGGGCGATGTCCGTGTGCCACGAGGTGGTCGTGCTGCACGAGGGCGTCGTTGCCGCCCAAGGAAGGCCCGGCGACCCGTCGTTCGCCGTCCTGGCCGAGGCGGCGTATTTCAGCGGGGACCGGGAGACCGCCGCGACCGCCACCTAG
- a CDS encoding branched-chain amino acid ABC transporter permease translates to MSQFLLVLVSGVAGGAVYGLIGLGLVIIYRATDVVNFAMASLATLGLYVAVSLRDRGVATVLGVLAAITITVVAGLLVRETVIRPLGQGQLFSALVLTMGVSLVAESAAGSIWGDQPKAFPSLVEGTVRWSGAALPAQSLLTIAVAAVAMALVGYLFGRTTLGSAMRAVAESADTARVVGLGAQRLARIAWALGLGLAALGACLYAPRAGLVPTMLSAPLFRAFAGIFLGGLTSMYGAVIGGLTVGVLDNLAANYVSASLRDTFVFSFTVLVLLVRPQGMFGTRTFQRV, encoded by the coding sequence GTGAGTCAGTTCCTGCTTGTCCTGGTCAGCGGTGTGGCCGGCGGAGCCGTGTACGGGCTCATCGGACTCGGGCTGGTCATCATCTACCGGGCCACCGACGTCGTGAACTTCGCGATGGCCTCCCTGGCGACCCTGGGCCTGTACGTGGCGGTCTCGCTCCGGGACCGCGGTGTGGCCACGGTGCTCGGCGTGCTGGCGGCGATCACGATCACCGTCGTGGCGGGCCTGCTGGTCCGCGAAACGGTGATCAGGCCGCTCGGCCAGGGGCAGTTGTTCTCGGCACTCGTCCTGACGATGGGCGTCTCACTGGTGGCCGAGAGCGCGGCCGGTTCGATATGGGGAGACCAGCCGAAGGCCTTCCCCAGCCTGGTCGAGGGAACGGTGCGCTGGTCGGGTGCGGCACTGCCGGCCCAGAGCCTGCTGACGATCGCCGTGGCCGCCGTGGCGATGGCACTGGTCGGCTATCTGTTCGGACGGACCACCCTCGGCTCGGCCATGCGTGCCGTGGCCGAGAGCGCGGACACCGCGCGGGTCGTCGGGCTGGGCGCACAACGCCTCGCGCGGATCGCCTGGGCCCTGGGCCTCGGCCTCGCCGCGCTCGGCGCCTGTCTGTACGCGCCGCGGGCCGGACTGGTGCCCACCATGCTCAGCGCGCCGCTCTTCCGCGCCTTCGCCGGGATCTTCCTGGGGGGCCTGACGAGCATGTACGGGGCTGTCATCGGCGGACTGACCGTCGGCGTGCTGGACAACCTGGCGGCGAACTACGTCTCCGCCAGTCTCCGGGACACGTTCGTGTTCTCGTTCACTGTTCTGGTGCTGCTCGTCCGACCGCAGGGCATGTTCGGCACCCGCACCTTCCAACGGGTCTGA
- a CDS encoding FAD-dependent oxidoreductase, with the protein MDLLVIGGGMAGLSAAAKVAHEGGSVVLVDRAERPGGSARLAGFVWTAPTLDELRRVDPDGDPELARALLEGLAEGVAWIGSLGVECRPPVPVLGFGRGHQIDTNHYLDTCERLVRDRGGEVLTGTETRTLVTEDGVVKGAECVLPDGSVRRIDAAWTLLATGGFQGDPALRAEHIHDQARGIELRANPHSRGGGLALGLAAGAAFGKKDAGFYGHLMPAGVSLSDPARFVDLALYFSEHALLFDLTGERFVDETVGDHLTAMALLERPGARGLLVADARVHREWISASYVEGIPGVDKFQLCHRAGARSAVAESLEEFAWMPEEWGYPGARIRDRVEEFNSVVRGGGETVPGRLLDRQPLDEPPFYVIEAAPAITFAFGGLLIDAEAHALSANGRRTVPGLLVAGADAGGLYRRAYAGGLAPALVFGLAAARTALGPDGETHSDKSGAAVLPDRHPRV; encoded by the coding sequence GTGGATCTGCTGGTGATCGGTGGCGGGATGGCCGGCCTCTCGGCCGCCGCCAAGGTGGCGCACGAGGGCGGCTCCGTCGTCCTGGTGGATCGGGCGGAGCGCCCCGGAGGCTCGGCGCGCCTCGCCGGTTTCGTCTGGACGGCCCCCACCCTCGACGAGTTGCGCCGGGTCGACCCGGACGGCGATCCGGAGCTCGCGCGGGCGCTGTTGGAGGGGCTCGCCGAGGGGGTGGCCTGGATCGGCTCGCTCGGTGTGGAGTGCCGCCCGCCCGTCCCCGTACTCGGCTTCGGCCGGGGACACCAGATCGACACCAACCACTATCTCGACACCTGCGAGCGGCTGGTCCGCGACCGGGGCGGGGAAGTACTGACAGGCACCGAAACCCGCACGCTGGTGACGGAGGACGGCGTGGTCAAGGGTGCGGAGTGCGTGCTGCCGGACGGATCCGTGCGCAGGATCGACGCCGCCTGGACCCTGCTCGCGACCGGCGGCTTCCAGGGTGACCCGGCGCTGCGCGCCGAACACATCCACGACCAGGCCCGCGGCATCGAACTGCGCGCCAACCCGCACAGCCGGGGCGGCGGGCTCGCGCTCGGCCTCGCCGCGGGGGCGGCGTTCGGCAAGAAGGACGCGGGGTTCTACGGACACCTGATGCCGGCGGGCGTATCCCTGTCCGACCCGGCGCGCTTCGTCGACCTCGCCCTCTACTTCAGCGAGCACGCCCTGCTCTTCGACCTCACGGGCGAGCGATTCGTCGACGAGACCGTCGGGGACCACCTGACCGCCATGGCGCTCCTGGAACGACCGGGGGCCCGGGGGCTGTTGGTCGCCGACGCGCGGGTCCACAGGGAGTGGATCTCCGCCTCGTACGTGGAGGGGATCCCAGGCGTGGACAAGTTCCAGTTGTGCCACCGCGCCGGTGCCCGGAGCGCGGTAGCGGAGAGCCTGGAGGAGTTCGCCTGGATGCCCGAGGAATGGGGGTATCCGGGCGCCAGGATCCGGGACCGCGTCGAGGAGTTCAACTCCGTCGTGCGCGGGGGCGGCGAGACGGTCCCCGGACGACTGCTCGACCGGCAGCCGCTCGACGAGCCACCCTTCTACGTGATCGAGGCCGCCCCCGCGATCACGTTCGCCTTCGGCGGTCTGCTGATCGACGCCGAGGCGCACGCCCTGTCCGCGAACGGGCGACGGACGGTCCCGGGCCTGCTGGTGGCCGGGGCGGACGCGGGCGGACTGTACCGGCGCGCCTACGCCGGTGGCCTCGCCCCGGCGTTGGTGTTCGGCCTCGCGGCCGCTCGGACCGCGCTCGGCCCAGACGGTGAAACGCACTCCGACAAATCCGGTGCAGCGGTCTTGCCCGACCGCCATCCGCGTGTCTAG
- a CDS encoding NAD(P)-dependent alcohol dehydrogenase, which translates to MSTGETRAIRLTRWGGPPVLTEVARPVPRGEEVLVRVEAAGLCRSDLHVLDATPGTLPYRTPFTLGHEVAGRVAAHGPEAFGPAIGERVVVYGPWGCGRCVRCSAGAENHCDARPALDAARAGTGAGLGRDGGMADHLLVPSGRLLVPVGDLDPVQAAPLSDAGLTSYHAVAGVRPALGEGASAVVLGVGGLGHLAVRILRATTSAYVLAVDVREEALALAATCGAHFGTLLGPRTAEVLRRHVGGTGADAVLDFVGSRSSLELATGVLRAGGELAVVGSGGGELTVRKSGALPPGLRISLPFWGTRPELEEVVDLAREGVLTVETEQFPLSGALEAIDRLRSGDLRGRAVLVPD; encoded by the coding sequence ATGTCAACAGGCGAGACGAGAGCGATCCGACTGACGCGATGGGGCGGCCCACCGGTGCTCACCGAGGTGGCACGACCGGTACCCCGCGGCGAGGAGGTCCTGGTGCGGGTCGAGGCGGCCGGGCTGTGCCGCTCCGACCTCCATGTCCTGGACGCGACACCGGGCACCCTGCCGTACCGGACGCCGTTCACCCTCGGGCACGAGGTCGCGGGCCGCGTGGCCGCACACGGTCCCGAGGCCTTCGGCCCCGCGATCGGCGAGCGCGTGGTCGTCTACGGCCCCTGGGGTTGCGGGCGTTGCGTCCGCTGCTCGGCCGGGGCGGAGAACCACTGCGACGCGCGCCCCGCCCTGGACGCGGCCCGCGCCGGTACGGGGGCGGGGCTCGGGCGCGACGGCGGAATGGCCGACCACCTGCTCGTACCGTCCGGGCGGCTGCTGGTTCCGGTGGGCGACCTGGACCCCGTGCAGGCCGCGCCTCTGTCCGACGCCGGACTCACCTCGTACCACGCCGTGGCCGGCGTCCGTCCGGCGCTCGGGGAGGGAGCGAGCGCGGTCGTCCTCGGGGTCGGCGGGCTGGGGCACCTGGCGGTACGGATCCTGCGCGCCACCACGTCCGCGTACGTCCTGGCCGTGGACGTACGAGAAGAGGCACTCGCCCTGGCCGCCACGTGCGGTGCGCACTTCGGCACGCTCCTGGGGCCACGCACGGCGGAGGTCCTGCGCCGGCACGTCGGCGGCACCGGGGCGGACGCCGTGCTGGACTTCGTCGGCAGCCGGTCCAGCCTGGAGCTCGCGACCGGCGTCCTGCGCGCGGGAGGAGAGTTGGCCGTCGTGGGGAGCGGCGGCGGGGAGCTGACCGTCCGCAAGTCCGGCGCGCTCCCTCCGGGGCTGCGGATCTCGCTGCCCTTCTGGGGGACGCGGCCGGAACTGGAGGAGGTCGTGGACCTGGCGCGCGAGGGGGTTTTGACGGTGGAGACAGAGCAATTCCCGCTGTCGGGAGCGCTGGAGGCGATCGACAGACTCCGCTCCGGCGACCTGCGCGGGCGCGCGGTGCTGGTACCCGACTGA
- a CDS encoding SDR family NAD(P)-dependent oxidoreductase, giving the protein MDGEGPAHEDFTGRIALVTGAGSGIGAAVARRLAAQGSVVLVADIDAAAARAVTKELPGARPVTVDVGDGGQVDRVFDEAVREYGRLDVVVHAAGVDDPGAKQWIAEALLTDRPPEVTTRLGEAAWRRVMRVNLDGTFHVLRAALRTMVPNRSGAVVTVGSSSAFDTQAGYPHYAASKAGAHALSQSVAKEAIAFGIRVNTVAPGPTETGMAARTPEALRRGFADPRVRPYATPEEIADVALFLAGDAAANLVGAVLLANGGRFTV; this is encoded by the coding sequence ATGGACGGCGAGGGCCCGGCACACGAAGACTTCACGGGCAGGATCGCGCTGGTGACCGGCGCGGGCTCCGGTATCGGCGCCGCGGTCGCCCGGCGGCTCGCCGCGCAGGGCTCCGTGGTCCTGGTGGCGGACATCGACGCCGCCGCGGCCCGGGCGGTCACCAAGGAGCTGCCCGGAGCGCGGCCGGTGACCGTGGACGTGGGGGACGGCGGGCAGGTCGACCGGGTCTTCGACGAGGCCGTGCGCGAGTACGGACGCCTGGACGTCGTGGTGCACGCCGCCGGAGTCGACGACCCCGGGGCGAAGCAGTGGATCGCCGAAGCCCTGCTGACCGACCGGCCGCCCGAGGTGACCACACGGCTCGGCGAGGCCGCGTGGCGGCGCGTCATGCGGGTCAATCTCGACGGCACCTTCCATGTCCTGCGCGCCGCACTGCGGACGATGGTGCCGAACCGTTCGGGTGCGGTCGTCACCGTCGGCTCCTCCTCGGCCTTCGACACCCAGGCCGGCTATCCGCACTACGCGGCGTCCAAGGCCGGAGCGCACGCGCTGAGTCAGTCCGTCGCCAAGGAGGCGATCGCGTTCGGAATCCGCGTCAACACGGTGGCACCCGGGCCGACCGAGACGGGGATGGCCGCCCGGACGCCCGAGGCGCTGCGCCGGGGCTTCGCCGACCCGCGTGTACGCCCCTACGCGACACCCGAGGAGATCGCGGACGTCGCGCTGTTCCTGGCCGGCGACGCGGCGGCCAATCTCGTCGGCGCGGTGCTGCTCGCCAACGGCGGACGCTTCACCGTTTAG
- a CDS encoding acyl-CoA dehydrogenase family protein encodes MFRLDTDPTLLLESEERRQLREVLRELLKETCGPEEVRKQAAGPRGHDRLLWQRLAGEIGVQALAVPEEFGGAGYTFAELAVALEETGRVLCPAPLLPTVVLAGHTLLRSGDRQACQRWLPGIADGSLTATVAGFPQAAHVTAERGAGGWVLRGEADFVLDGEGADLILVAAEAPDGTRLFACEPDHGTGTGIGAGTRTGAARTGTRTGTGPGVGSGTCERVARRVLDPTRRQALVRFRGTPAEPVGEAGQAAAIVAAVLDAGRVALAAEHVGGSAHALDAVLEYVRHRTQFGRPIGSFQVVKHRLADLLVDLEGARSASAYATACLAGWRAELPVAASSAAVACSGAYRLATAEYVQLHGGIGFTWEHPAHLYVRRARADEALFGTADDHRLRLAGLLGLTGRTNPASRTDCASRTD; translated from the coding sequence ATGTTCCGGCTCGACACCGATCCGACGCTGCTGCTGGAGAGTGAGGAGCGGCGCCAACTCCGCGAGGTGCTGCGAGAACTGCTGAAGGAGACCTGTGGACCCGAAGAGGTCCGCAAGCAGGCGGCGGGGCCCCGCGGTCACGACCGACTGCTGTGGCAACGACTCGCGGGCGAGATCGGGGTGCAGGCGCTCGCCGTCCCCGAGGAGTTCGGTGGCGCCGGTTACACCTTCGCCGAACTCGCCGTGGCTCTGGAGGAGACCGGGCGCGTGCTGTGCCCGGCGCCGCTGCTGCCGACCGTCGTACTGGCCGGGCACACGCTCCTGCGAAGCGGTGACCGGCAGGCCTGTCAGCGCTGGCTGCCGGGTATCGCGGACGGCTCGCTCACCGCGACGGTGGCCGGATTCCCGCAGGCGGCGCACGTGACCGCCGAGCGGGGCGCCGGTGGCTGGGTGCTGCGCGGCGAGGCCGACTTCGTACTCGACGGGGAGGGGGCCGATCTGATCCTGGTCGCGGCCGAAGCGCCGGACGGTACGCGGCTGTTCGCCTGCGAACCGGACCACGGTACCGGGACTGGAATCGGGGCTGGGACTAGGACCGGGGCTGCTAGGACTGGAACCAGGACCGGGACCGGGCCGGGTGTCGGCTCCGGGACCTGTGAGCGTGTGGCCCGGCGCGTCCTCGATCCCACGCGCCGACAGGCGCTCGTACGGTTCCGGGGCACGCCCGCCGAGCCGGTCGGTGAGGCCGGACAGGCCGCCGCGATCGTGGCGGCGGTCCTGGACGCGGGGCGGGTGGCGCTGGCCGCCGAGCATGTGGGCGGATCGGCGCACGCGCTGGACGCCGTCCTCGAGTACGTCAGGCATCGAACCCAGTTCGGGCGGCCCATCGGGTCCTTTCAGGTGGTCAAGCACCGGCTCGCCGACCTCCTGGTCGACCTCGAAGGAGCGCGGTCCGCCTCGGCGTACGCGACGGCCTGCCTCGCGGGCTGGCGTGCGGAGTTGCCGGTGGCGGCGAGTTCGGCGGCCGTGGCCTGCTCCGGCGCCTATCGGCTGGCGACGGCGGAATACGTGCAGCTCCACGGAGGGATCGGCTTCACGTGGGAGCACCCCGCCCATCTCTATGTGCGCCGGGCCCGCGCCGACGAGGCGCTGTTCGGCACCGCCGACGACCATCGTCTGCGGCTGGCCGGGTTGCTGGGCCTCACCGGCCGTACGAACCCAGCGAGCCGTACGGACTGTGCGAGCCGTACGGACTGA
- a CDS encoding enoyl-CoA hydratase/isomerase family protein — protein sequence MAVEDEIQFERDGHVARVWLNRPHKKNCVTVPILDRLDEIITEVDADPELRVLVLRGRGNTFCSGFDLDSLKAEFVGRSNAIDVAVKSAKVCDRLYSMKTPSIAVLEGHVTAGGFELMISCDFAIAADDSLIGDFHIRRALFGGAGPIYRVPRMIGVRKTKELMLTGKLLTGVEAAEFGLINSSAPADKLDATVEEFADQLVDKSPFTMWITKMTIDRSLDADIQSLMVMEHLAVGVMLNSEDAAEGVSAFLEKREPQWKGR from the coding sequence ATGGCAGTCGAAGACGAGATCCAGTTCGAGCGGGACGGCCACGTGGCACGGGTCTGGCTGAACCGGCCGCACAAGAAGAACTGCGTGACGGTGCCGATCCTCGACCGGCTGGACGAGATCATCACCGAGGTCGACGCCGACCCCGAGCTGCGCGTACTGGTGCTGCGGGGCCGGGGCAACACCTTCTGCTCCGGGTTCGACCTGGACAGCCTCAAGGCCGAATTCGTCGGCAGGTCCAACGCGATCGACGTCGCCGTGAAGTCGGCGAAGGTCTGTGACCGGCTGTACTCGATGAAGACCCCGTCGATCGCGGTCCTCGAAGGCCATGTCACGGCGGGCGGCTTCGAGTTGATGATCTCCTGCGACTTCGCGATCGCCGCGGACGACTCCCTGATCGGCGACTTCCACATCCGCCGCGCCCTGTTCGGCGGGGCCGGGCCGATCTACCGGGTGCCGCGCATGATCGGTGTCCGCAAGACGAAGGAGCTGATGCTCACCGGAAAGCTGCTGACCGGGGTCGAGGCCGCCGAGTTCGGTCTCATCAACTCCTCGGCGCCGGCCGACAAGCTGGACGCGACGGTCGAGGAGTTCGCCGACCAGCTCGTCGACAAGAGCCCGTTCACCATGTGGATCACCAAGATGACCATCGACCGGAGCCTGGACGCCGACATCCAGTCGCTGATGGTCATGGAGCACCTCGCGGTCGGTGTGATGCTCAACTCCGAGGACGCAGCGGAGGGCGTGTCGGCGTTCCTGGAGAAGCGGGAGCCGCAGTGGAAGGGGCGCTGA
- a CDS encoding Zn-ribbon domain-containing OB-fold protein translates to MEGALSTLPEAGSPLRGSRCADCAVAVHPADPSCPRCGGPAEPVVLSGTGTLWTWTVQRHAPKSPPYVQPAAGFESFAVGYVELPEGVRVLAVLDLRAEDLKIGMPVAVAVADGVPRARGVAV, encoded by the coding sequence GTGGAAGGGGCGCTGAGCACCCTGCCGGAGGCCGGGAGCCCGCTGCGCGGCTCCCGGTGCGCCGACTGCGCGGTGGCCGTCCACCCCGCCGACCCGTCGTGCCCGCGCTGCGGCGGACCGGCCGAGCCGGTCGTCCTCTCCGGTACGGGCACGCTGTGGACGTGGACCGTGCAGCGCCACGCGCCCAAGTCGCCGCCGTACGTCCAGCCCGCCGCCGGGTTCGAGTCGTTTGCCGTCGGCTACGTCGAACTTCCGGAAGGAGTACGCGTGTTGGCCGTGCTCGACCTGCGCGCCGAGGACCTGAAGATCGGCATGCCGGTGGCCGTCGCGGTGGCGGACGGCGTCCCACGGGCCAGGGGAGTCGCCGTATGA
- a CDS encoding thiolase family protein gives MTTEEVLVCGAGITSFARTEASGRQLAVRAVRAALADAGLPWTRVRAAYGGSDAAGNADTLVAELGLTGVPFVNVRNGCATGGSALVSAVNAIRSGAADVALAVGFDKHPRGAFDPRPADWGLDEAYGRDGLMVTTQFFAMKIQRYMHDHGITARTLALVAEKAYASGARTPHAWRRTPLDADEILASGMVNDPLTRYMFCSPGQGAVALVLCSRAVARELDATPVTLRAAVVRTRRFGSFEVFSPWAPVGTPTSVSADAARLAFEEAGLGPSDIDVCQLQDTESGAEVMHLAECGFCEHGEQERLIPEGATAPGGALPVNTDGGCIANGEPIGASGLRQVHEIVQQLRGRAGERQLPDRPSTGFTHVYGAPGVSACTVLTR, from the coding sequence ATGACGACCGAAGAGGTGCTCGTGTGCGGTGCCGGAATCACCTCCTTCGCCCGCACGGAGGCGAGCGGCCGGCAGCTCGCCGTGCGGGCCGTGCGGGCCGCCCTGGCCGACGCGGGACTGCCCTGGACCCGTGTGCGGGCGGCGTACGGCGGCAGCGACGCGGCCGGCAACGCCGACACGCTGGTGGCTGAACTCGGCCTGACCGGAGTGCCGTTCGTCAACGTCCGCAACGGCTGCGCGACCGGCGGCAGCGCCCTGGTCTCGGCGGTCAACGCGATCCGTTCCGGGGCGGCGGACGTGGCCCTCGCCGTCGGCTTCGACAAGCACCCGCGCGGCGCCTTCGATCCGCGGCCCGCCGACTGGGGGCTCGACGAGGCGTACGGACGCGACGGGCTGATGGTGACCACCCAGTTCTTCGCCATGAAGATCCAGCGGTACATGCACGACCACGGGATCACCGCCCGGACCCTGGCCCTGGTCGCGGAGAAGGCGTACGCGAGCGGGGCCCGCACCCCCCACGCCTGGCGGCGCACACCGCTCGACGCGGACGAGATCCTGGCCTCCGGCATGGTCAACGACCCGCTGACCCGGTACATGTTCTGCTCGCCAGGCCAGGGCGCCGTGGCGCTCGTCCTGTGCAGCCGTGCGGTCGCCCGTGAACTGGACGCGACCCCGGTCACGCTGCGGGCGGCCGTCGTCCGCACCCGGCGGTTCGGCTCCTTCGAGGTGTTCAGCCCCTGGGCGCCCGTCGGCACTCCGACCAGTGTCAGCGCCGACGCCGCGCGACTCGCCTTCGAGGAAGCCGGGCTGGGACCGTCGGACATCGACGTGTGCCAGCTCCAGGACACCGAGAGCGGTGCCGAGGTGATGCACCTGGCCGAGTGCGGGTTCTGTGAGCACGGCGAGCAGGAGCGGCTGATCCCCGAAGGCGCGACCGCACCCGGCGGTGCCCTGCCGGTCAACACCGACGGCGGCTGCATCGCCAACGGCGAACCCATCGGCGCCTCCGGCCTGCGTCAGGTCCACGAGATCGTCCAACAACTGCGCGGCCGTGCGGGCGAACGACAGCTGCCGGACCGCCCGTCGACAGGCTTCACCCATGTGTACGGGGCGCCGGGCGTCAGCGCCTGCACCGTACTGACCCGCTGA